A single Sphingomonas kaistensis DNA region contains:
- the leuS gene encoding leucine--tRNA ligase — translation MTTDRFDPAASEARWQERWEADGCFRADSASPKPKAYVLEMFPYPSGRIHMGHVRNYTMGDVLARYRRAQGFEVLHPMGWDAFGMPAENAAMEKGVHPGAWTLQNIEQMKAQLKRLGFALDWSRELATCKPDYYGHEQALFLDLFEAGLVFRRESEVNWDPVDMTVLANEQVIDGRGWRSGAPVERRKLNQWFLRITDFAEELLEGLGTLDQWPDKVRLMQENWIGKSRGLQFRFERPEGGSIEVFTTRPDTIFGASFLAISPGHPIAEALAAERQDVADFIALAKQGGTTAAEIETAEKLGFDTGLTVTHPLDPDWQLPVWIANFVLMDYGTGALYGVPGHDARDFEFATKYGLPISRVVAPSADQADAPLTEAENAPGIAVNSRFLDGLSTDAAKAEIIRRAEADGWGEGKTQYRLRDWGVSRQRYWGTPIPIIHCEACGAVPVPKAQLPVILPEDVTFDVPGNPLDRHSTWNKTECPKCGQPARRETDTLDTFVDSSWYFIRFASQPKNKPFDRAEAEVWLPVGQYIGGVEHAILHLLYARFWTRALERIGKLSVKEPFKGLFTQGMVTHETYKAGDGSWLSPDQVTRNGDDWTHVESGEPVTAGRVEKMSKSKKNVVDPDAIIDRYGADAVRWFMLSDSPPERDLEWSIGGIEGAARFVQRVWRLATSPAVSEGTDAALTRKLHRAIAAVGAAIDGLQFNKAVAALYEFVSAVEKAKPSADRSAAICALVVLIAPMAPHLAEEAWAALGGEGIVVDQPWPAFDPALLVDEEVTIAVQVNGKLRHTLNAPRGMARDDLQAMALSADKIAALLGDTAPKKVIVVPDRLVNIVL, via the coding sequence ATGACCACCGACCGTTTCGATCCGGCGGCGAGCGAAGCCCGCTGGCAGGAGCGGTGGGAGGCAGACGGCTGCTTCCGCGCCGATAGCGCCAGCCCCAAGCCCAAGGCCTACGTCCTCGAGATGTTTCCGTATCCCAGCGGACGCATCCACATGGGGCACGTCCGCAACTACACCATGGGCGACGTCCTCGCCCGCTATCGCCGCGCGCAGGGCTTCGAAGTGCTTCACCCGATGGGGTGGGACGCCTTCGGCATGCCGGCCGAAAATGCGGCGATGGAAAAGGGCGTGCATCCGGGCGCCTGGACGCTCCAGAACATCGAGCAGATGAAGGCGCAGCTGAAGCGCCTCGGTTTCGCGCTCGACTGGAGCCGCGAGCTCGCCACCTGCAAGCCCGACTATTACGGCCACGAGCAGGCGCTGTTCCTCGACCTGTTCGAAGCCGGCCTCGTGTTCCGCCGCGAATCGGAGGTGAACTGGGACCCGGTCGACATGACCGTGCTCGCCAACGAGCAGGTGATCGACGGCCGCGGCTGGCGCTCGGGCGCGCCCGTCGAGCGGCGCAAGCTGAACCAGTGGTTCCTGCGGATCACCGACTTTGCCGAGGAACTGCTCGAAGGTCTCGGCACGCTGGACCAGTGGCCCGACAAGGTGCGGCTGATGCAGGAGAACTGGATCGGCAAGAGCCGCGGGCTACAATTCCGGTTCGAGCGGCCGGAAGGCGGCAGCATCGAGGTGTTCACCACCCGCCCTGACACCATTTTCGGCGCCAGCTTCCTTGCTATTTCGCCCGGTCATCCAATCGCCGAGGCGCTCGCCGCCGAGCGGCAGGATGTCGCCGACTTCATCGCGCTGGCCAAGCAGGGTGGCACCACCGCGGCCGAGATCGAAACCGCTGAAAAGCTCGGCTTCGATACCGGCCTTACCGTAACCCATCCGCTCGACCCGGACTGGCAGCTGCCGGTCTGGATCGCGAACTTCGTGCTGATGGATTACGGCACCGGTGCGCTCTACGGCGTCCCGGGCCACGACGCGCGCGACTTCGAATTCGCAACCAAATACGGCCTGCCGATCAGCCGCGTCGTCGCGCCTAGCGCCGATCAGGCCGACGCCCCACTGACAGAAGCCGAAAACGCGCCCGGGATCGCGGTCAACAGCCGCTTCCTTGACGGCCTCAGCACCGATGCGGCCAAGGCCGAAATTATCCGCCGTGCCGAGGCGGACGGCTGGGGCGAGGGCAAGACGCAATATCGCCTCCGCGACTGGGGCGTCAGCCGCCAGCGCTATTGGGGTACGCCGATCCCGATCATTCACTGCGAGGCATGCGGCGCGGTTCCGGTGCCAAAGGCGCAGCTTCCGGTGATCCTGCCCGAAGATGTCACCTTCGATGTCCCGGGAAACCCACTCGATCGCCATTCCACGTGGAACAAGACCGAGTGCCCCAAGTGCGGCCAGCCGGCGCGACGAGAAACCGACACGCTCGACACCTTTGTCGACAGCAGCTGGTACTTCATCCGCTTCGCCTCGCAGCCCAAGAACAAGCCGTTTGACCGCGCCGAAGCCGAAGTTTGGCTGCCGGTCGGCCAATATATCGGCGGGGTAGAGCACGCGATCCTGCACCTGCTTTATGCCCGCTTCTGGACGCGCGCGCTGGAGCGGATCGGCAAGCTGTCGGTGAAGGAGCCGTTCAAGGGCCTCTTTACGCAGGGGATGGTCACGCACGAGACCTACAAGGCGGGTGACGGAAGCTGGCTCAGCCCCGATCAGGTCACCCGCAACGGCGACGATTGGACCCACGTCGAAAGTGGCGAACCCGTGACGGCCGGCCGCGTCGAGAAGATGTCCAAGTCAAAGAAGAACGTGGTCGACCCGGATGCGATCATCGACCGCTACGGCGCCGACGCCGTTCGCTGGTTCATGCTGTCGGATTCGCCGCCCGAGCGCGATCTCGAATGGTCGATCGGCGGTATCGAAGGCGCCGCCCGCTTCGTTCAGCGCGTGTGGCGCCTGGCGACCAGCCCGGCGGTATCCGAAGGCACCGACGCCGCGCTTACCCGCAAGCTACATCGCGCGATCGCCGCGGTCGGCGCGGCCATCGATGGTCTTCAGTTCAACAAGGCGGTGGCCGCGCTCTACGAATTCGTCAGCGCAGTCGAAAAGGCCAAACCCTCGGCCGACCGCAGCGCCGCCATCTGCGCGCTGGTGGTGCTGATCGCGCCCATGGCACCGCACCTCGCCGAAGAAGCCTGGGCCGCGCTGGGCGGGGAGGGGATCGTCGTCGATCAGCCTTGGCCTGCCTTCGATCCGGCCCTGCTGGTCGACGAAGAAGTGACCATCGCGGTGCAGGTCAACGGCAAGCTCCGCCACACGCTCAATGCGCCGCGCGGCATGGCCCGCGACGACCTGCAGGCAATGGCGCTCAGCGCGGACAAGATCGCTGCGCTGCTTGGCGATACGGCGCCCAAGAAAGTGATCGTGGTCCCCGACCGCCTTGTGAACATCGTCCTGTGA
- a CDS encoding DUF3576 domain-containing protein, with product MRRSLAVLFLSATLLSAAGCSRNRDIPVELAPSRTTAIGVNSYLWRAAIDTLSFAPLVTADSNGGVIVTDWYANPNSPGERVKLTVSILDQDLRADALRVAASRQVNQSGQWVDAPVTAATVQKLEDIILTRARDIRRAAVGG from the coding sequence ATGCGCCGTTCGCTCGCCGTTCTCTTTCTGTCGGCCACCCTGCTGTCGGCCGCCGGCTGCAGCCGCAACCGCGATATTCCGGTGGAGCTTGCCCCGTCGCGCACCACCGCGATCGGCGTGAACAGCTATCTGTGGCGCGCCGCAATCGACACGCTGAGCTTCGCGCCGTTGGTCACCGCCGACAGCAACGGCGGCGTGATCGTCACCGACTGGTACGCCAACCCCAATTCGCCGGGTGAGCGGGTCAAGCTGACCGTCTCGATCCTCGACCAGGATCTGCGCGCCGACGCTCTCCGCGTCGCCGCCAGCCGCCAGGTCAACCAGAGCGGCCAGTGGGTCGACGCGCCGGTCACCGCCGCGACCGTGCAGAAGCTCGAGGACATCATCCTCACCCGCGCCCGCGACATCCGCCGCGCCGCCGTCGGCGGCTAA
- the ribA gene encoding GTP cyclohydrolase II translates to MSKGAEAIAALRAGRAVGVGTLTVAAVETATDDFLALADPDKAATVLLSGARAAALGLANQRDSASAQKPVLVERSAWLDPATVRDLVDAGRDFARFGPGPLQAGAVPDQQAAAAALAVARRAGLMPALWLLGSDAALHLSANEAHAATRPATVAIAARAVLPVDGLGPPSQIVAMRSEEDGSEHVALLVGAPGGQAPLVRLHSECLTGDVFGSLKCDCGPQLRAALKLMEAQGGGILLYLRQEGRGIGLANKIRAYALQDRGLDTVESNHRLGFADDERDYALAAAMLRALGVSEVRLLTNNPAKIAGLEEQGLRATRVAHRLPANPHNAHYLDVKKAKSGHLD, encoded by the coding sequence TTGAGTAAGGGCGCCGAGGCCATCGCCGCGCTCCGCGCCGGGCGTGCGGTCGGGGTCGGGACGCTGACTGTCGCGGCGGTGGAGACGGCGACGGATGACTTTCTCGCGCTAGCCGATCCTGACAAGGCGGCGACCGTACTGCTCAGCGGCGCCCGCGCGGCGGCACTCGGCCTTGCCAACCAGCGTGATTCGGCGTCCGCACAGAAGCCAGTCTTAGTCGAGCGGTCCGCATGGCTCGACCCGGCCACGGTGCGCGATCTCGTCGATGCCGGGCGCGACTTCGCGCGGTTCGGACCGGGACCGCTGCAGGCGGGCGCGGTGCCCGATCAACAAGCCGCAGCGGCAGCGCTTGCCGTTGCTCGCCGCGCCGGGCTAATGCCCGCGCTGTGGCTGCTCGGCAGCGACGCAGCCTTGCACCTCTCGGCGAATGAAGCCCACGCCGCCACCCGCCCGGCGACCGTCGCCATCGCCGCCCGCGCCGTTCTGCCGGTCGACGGCCTCGGCCCACCCTCCCAGATCGTCGCCATGCGCTCGGAAGAAGACGGCAGCGAGCATGTCGCCCTGCTGGTCGGCGCACCAGGCGGACAGGCACCGCTCGTCCGCCTGCATAGTGAGTGCCTGACCGGCGACGTGTTCGGCAGCCTCAAATGCGATTGCGGACCGCAGCTCCGCGCCGCCCTGAAACTGATGGAAGCGCAAGGCGGCGGCATCCTGCTCTATCTGCGCCAGGAGGGCAGGGGGATCGGCCTCGCCAACAAGATCCGCGCTTATGCCCTCCAGGACCGCGGCCTCGATACCGTGGAATCGAACCACCGCCTCGGCTTTGCGGATGACGAGCGCGACTATGCGCTGGCCGCCGCCATGCTGCGGGCGCTTGGTGTCAGCGAGGTCCGGCTGCTGACCAACAATCCGGCCAAGATCGCCGGTCTCGAGGAGCAGGGCCTCAGGGCGACGCGGGTCGCGCACCGGCTTCCGGCCAATCCGCACAACGCGCACTATCTCGATGTGAAGAAAGCCAAAAGCGGCCACCTCGACTGA
- a CDS encoding porin has protein sequence MSRWGQEKSKWAVAVAAASLLLPASMVIAAPQKKRPAAVSLSFDGGFTPAQADPRLAAALASRPALASDFRFTPSAAKQRPSQIRIAVRARSTSSTQVALRERAAAAAPMTTGLPLTPASYNLGAAVGWKRFAVSADVSKAEAATPALAPREGATVGVSYSIKRFTGRVAASADRSSPDRKAPIIDPTSYALDVGGAYNISRNIALTGGVKYKIEREQLATVRDQRRDSQAVYVGTAVKF, from the coding sequence ATGAGTCGCTGGGGTCAGGAAAAGAGCAAGTGGGCCGTGGCAGTCGCCGCGGCGAGCCTGCTGTTGCCTGCGTCGATGGTGATCGCCGCTCCGCAGAAGAAGCGCCCGGCGGCCGTGTCGCTGAGCTTCGATGGGGGTTTCACGCCGGCGCAGGCCGATCCGCGATTGGCGGCGGCGCTGGCCAGCCGTCCGGCGCTCGCCTCCGATTTCCGGTTTACGCCGAGCGCGGCCAAGCAGCGCCCGTCGCAAATTCGCATTGCCGTGCGGGCGCGGTCGACCTCGTCGACTCAGGTCGCCCTGCGTGAGCGGGCGGCGGCCGCGGCGCCGATGACAACCGGCCTGCCGCTGACCCCGGCGTCATACAACCTCGGCGCTGCGGTGGGTTGGAAGCGCTTCGCCGTCTCGGCCGACGTCAGCAAGGCCGAAGCTGCGACCCCGGCGCTCGCACCGCGCGAAGGCGCCACGGTCGGTGTCAGCTATAGCATCAAGAGGTTCACCGGCCGGGTTGCCGCAAGTGCCGATCGTTCGTCGCCGGATCGCAAGGCGCCGATCATCGATCCGACCAGCTATGCGCTCGACGTCGGCGGTGCCTATAATATCAGCCGCAACATCGCGCTGACCGGCGGCGTCAAGTACAAGATCGAGCGCGAGCAGCTTGCCACCGTGCGCGACCAGCGGCGTGACAGTCAGGCGGTCTACGTCGGCACTGCCGTCAAGTTCTAA
- a CDS encoding DNA polymerase III subunit delta, translating into MRLTRDKAAATLDRPDPSHRFFLFSGADNAASRLFAQRVMTALSAEKISVAGAQLKSDPAWLADEAASLPMFGGARLLWIEPAGEEIVPALEALLALERVEAPTVAITNGSLKKTSGLLKLAEGSKAAIHVASEQQTPREQIGAISELARKEGLTVSASLAERIAEEAGGDLILARLELQKFALYAGASPDQPTELAEGVVDALGIDQAEAEYGRAGDLALAGDVAGLATELALMDAAAMDAIPVVRALQRRLLMLAPLRARVEQGQPLGSVTQSVWQRDKPVVSRILPRWTASRLSEAFQRVQKLERDILLRPVPPSAALGETLMQLARVAAANGR; encoded by the coding sequence GTGAGGCTGACCCGGGACAAGGCCGCAGCGACGCTCGACCGCCCGGACCCGTCCCATCGCTTCTTCCTTTTCAGCGGCGCCGACAATGCGGCGAGCCGGCTGTTCGCGCAGCGCGTGATGACGGCGCTCAGTGCCGAAAAGATCAGTGTCGCGGGCGCGCAGCTCAAATCCGATCCCGCCTGGCTCGCCGACGAGGCTGCCAGCCTTCCGATGTTCGGTGGAGCGCGCCTGCTGTGGATCGAGCCCGCCGGCGAGGAGATCGTGCCTGCCCTGGAAGCGCTGCTGGCGCTGGAACGGGTGGAAGCGCCGACGGTGGCGATCACCAACGGCTCGCTCAAGAAGACCAGCGGTTTGCTCAAGCTGGCCGAGGGCAGCAAGGCCGCGATCCACGTCGCCAGCGAGCAGCAGACCCCGCGCGAACAGATTGGTGCCATCAGCGAGCTTGCCCGCAAGGAAGGGCTGACCGTCAGCGCGTCGCTCGCCGAACGAATTGCGGAGGAGGCCGGCGGCGATCTCATCCTCGCCCGTCTCGAGCTTCAGAAGTTCGCACTTTACGCGGGTGCCTCGCCCGATCAGCCGACCGAACTCGCCGAAGGCGTCGTGGACGCGCTTGGCATCGACCAGGCCGAGGCGGAATATGGCCGGGCAGGCGATCTCGCGCTGGCGGGCGACGTCGCCGGCTTGGCGACCGAGCTTGCGCTGATGGATGCGGCGGCGATGGATGCCATTCCCGTCGTGCGCGCCCTGCAACGCCGCTTGCTGATGCTGGCGCCGCTCCGCGCTCGGGTGGAACAGGGTCAGCCGCTAGGGTCGGTTACCCAGTCGGTGTGGCAGCGTGATAAGCCGGTAGTGAGCCGCATCCTGCCGCGCTGGACGGCGTCGCGGCTGTCAGAAGCGTTCCAGCGTGTGCAGAAGCTCGAGCGCGACATCCTGCTTCGCCCGGTGCCGCCGAGTGCTGCCCTCGGCGAAACGCTGATGCAACTGGCCCGCGTCGCGGCAGCAAACGGCCGCTGA
- a CDS encoding outer membrane lipoprotein carrier protein LolA, whose translation MSQIRFAHLLGAAAALTLAAPAAVAQQATPLKAVEQSLAATNSMTARFTQSDGRGRTQSGTLSLKRPGKIRFEYGAGANMLMVGDGKNLTFIDYEVGQKSAWPIARSPLAVLLSPQPNLARIARIEPQSNPGVVIVRARDARRPEFGTLLLAFSKNGAAPGGLMLEGWTAIDAQNKRTTVKLDGQRYNVAVPDSAFTFREPAPRKR comes from the coding sequence ATGTCCCAGATCCGTTTCGCGCACCTGCTCGGTGCCGCCGCCGCCCTGACGCTGGCCGCGCCCGCCGCCGTGGCGCAGCAGGCCACCCCGCTCAAGGCGGTCGAGCAGAGCCTTGCCGCGACCAATTCGATGACCGCGCGCTTCACCCAGTCGGACGGGCGCGGCCGGACCCAGTCGGGCACGCTCAGCCTCAAGCGCCCGGGCAAGATCCGCTTCGAATATGGCGCCGGTGCCAACATGCTGATGGTGGGAGACGGCAAGAACCTCACCTTCATCGACTATGAAGTGGGTCAGAAGTCGGCTTGGCCGATCGCCCGCTCGCCGCTGGCCGTGCTGCTGTCGCCTCAGCCCAATCTCGCTCGCATCGCCCGGATCGAGCCGCAGTCCAACCCCGGGGTGGTGATCGTCCGTGCCCGCGACGCACGCCGGCCCGAGTTCGGCACCCTGCTGCTGGCGTTCTCGAAGAATGGCGCGGCGCCGGGCGGGCTGATGCTCGAAGGCTGGACCGCGATCGATGCGCAGAACAAGCGCACCACGGTGAAGCTCGACGGCCAGCGTTACAATGTTGCCGTACCCGACAGCGCCTTCACCTTCCGGGAGCCGGCGCCGCGCAAGCGTTAA
- the ribH gene encoding 6,7-dimethyl-8-ribityllumazine synthase, translating to MAHILIVEARFYDHLNDLLLAGARAAIEAAGHSHETLTVPGALEVPGAIALADESGDYDAFVALGVVIRGETYHFEIVCNESARGIMDLTLSGLAIGNGILTVENEAQALARAEKEQLDKGGGAAAAALAMLDLRTRFVS from the coding sequence ATGGCTCATATCCTGATCGTTGAAGCCCGCTTCTACGACCATCTGAACGACCTCCTCCTCGCCGGTGCTCGCGCCGCGATCGAAGCGGCGGGCCACAGCCACGAGACGTTGACCGTTCCAGGAGCGCTCGAAGTCCCAGGCGCCATCGCCCTGGCCGACGAAAGCGGCGATTATGATGCCTTCGTCGCGCTCGGCGTGGTGATCCGCGGCGAGACCTATCACTTCGAGATCGTCTGCAACGAAAGTGCGCGCGGGATCATGGATCTGACGTTGTCGGGCCTCGCCATCGGCAACGGCATCCTGACGGTCGAAAACGAAGCGCAGGCGCTGGCCCGCGCCGAGAAGGAGCAGCTCGACAAGGGTGGCGGGGCGGCGGCGGCGGCGCTGGCCATGCTCGACCTGCGCACCCGCTTCGTCAGCTGA
- a CDS encoding exodeoxyribonuclease III yields MSTLKIASWNINSVRARVPIVGRFLDEEQPDILCLQETKAEDKVFPADLFTSRGYVHHALNGQRMHHGVAILSRIPLEEPGRHDWQDNGEARHVGARLPNGLRLENVYVPAGGDIPDRTLNPKFGQKLDFIERMTRWSEGLKEPTLIVGDFNVAPLDCDVWSHKALVDVVSHTPIEIEALSRLQAAHDWVDLGRKFIPAPERCFTWWSYRSPDYTKNDRGRRLDHMWASPSVAMQATMHKVHEPCRAWERPSDHVPLVVELSL; encoded by the coding sequence GTGAGCACACTCAAGATCGCCAGCTGGAACATCAACTCGGTCCGAGCCCGCGTGCCGATCGTCGGCCGCTTCCTCGACGAAGAACAGCCCGACATTCTCTGCCTTCAGGAGACCAAGGCCGAGGACAAGGTGTTTCCGGCCGACCTGTTCACCTCGCGCGGCTACGTCCACCACGCGCTGAACGGGCAGCGGATGCACCACGGCGTCGCCATCCTCAGCCGAATTCCGCTCGAAGAGCCCGGCCGCCACGACTGGCAGGACAATGGCGAAGCGCGGCATGTCGGCGCACGGCTGCCGAACGGGTTGCGGCTCGAGAATGTCTACGTCCCCGCCGGCGGCGACATTCCCGATCGTACGCTCAATCCCAAGTTCGGGCAGAAGCTCGATTTCATCGAGCGCATGACCCGCTGGTCGGAAGGCTTGAAAGAGCCGACTCTCATCGTCGGCGATTTCAACGTCGCGCCGCTCGATTGCGACGTGTGGAGCCACAAGGCGCTGGTCGATGTCGTCAGCCACACGCCGATCGAGATCGAAGCACTTTCCCGCCTTCAGGCTGCGCATGATTGGGTCGACCTCGGCCGCAAGTTCATCCCCGCACCCGAGCGCTGTTTCACCTGGTGGAGCTACCGTTCGCCCGACTACACCAAGAATGACCGCGGCCGCCGGCTCGATCACATGTGGGCGAGCCCTAGCGTCGCGATGCAGGCGACCATGCACAAGGTCCACGAGCCGTGCCGCGCATGGGAGCGCCCGTCCGACCACGTGCCGCTGGTGGTCGAGCTCAGCCTTTGA
- a CDS encoding thiamine phosphate synthase, whose protein sequence is MQRQSWPTSWLMTDERLGDVLGGAIARAAAAGAGVIVRHHHSSHAVRRAIARKVLASGALLGVSRDAVLAADLGAAFVHNPTGPSGALPFSLSVHHEAEVREAAQRRPAFVFVSPLYATRSHPGAPALGVEEAARLAALAGCPAYALGGVTRSNGEKLIARGWAGWAAIDAWA, encoded by the coding sequence ATGCAAAGGCAATCGTGGCCGACCTCATGGCTGATGACCGACGAGCGGCTGGGCGACGTGCTCGGCGGTGCCATCGCGCGTGCCGCCGCTGCGGGGGCAGGGGTGATCGTGCGTCATCACCATTCGTCCCATGCGGTCCGGCGCGCCATTGCGCGCAAGGTGCTGGCAAGCGGTGCGCTGCTGGGCGTGTCGCGCGATGCCGTGCTCGCCGCGGACCTTGGCGCGGCCTTCGTCCACAATCCCACCGGCCCTAGCGGCGCGCTGCCGTTCAGCCTGTCGGTCCACCACGAGGCAGAAGTCCGGGAGGCGGCGCAGCGACGGCCCGCATTCGTCTTCGTGTCGCCGCTCTATGCCACGCGCAGTCATCCGGGGGCGCCGGCGCTCGGCGTAGAAGAAGCCGCAAGGCTCGCCGCGCTGGCAGGGTGCCCGGCCTACGCGCTTGGTGGGGTCACGCGTTCAAATGGTGAGAAACTGATTGCCCGCGGCTGGGCGGGCTGGGCGGCAATCGACGCCTGGGCTTAG
- a CDS encoding YggS family pyridoxal phosphate-dependent enzyme → MSDAATRLHAIRSAVAEAAKVSRREASGVTIVAVSKNRSAAEIEELLQAGQRHFGENRVQEAQTKWPALRARYPDVVLHMVGQLQSNKADDAAALFDVIHSLDRPSLGTALAKAGWSGPTYVQVNIGEEEQKGGVTIAYLPTFLADTREAGLAIAGLMAIPPSEMEPSPYFALLAKLARRHDVSGLSMGMSGDFRSAVMLGATVVRIGTAFFED, encoded by the coding sequence ATGTCCGATGCAGCCACCCGTCTCCACGCCATCCGCTCCGCCGTTGCCGAGGCCGCCAAGGTCAGCCGGCGCGAGGCATCGGGAGTCACGATCGTCGCGGTCAGCAAGAATCGTTCCGCCGCGGAGATCGAGGAACTTCTACAGGCCGGGCAGCGGCACTTTGGCGAGAACCGAGTGCAGGAGGCGCAGACCAAGTGGCCGGCGTTGAGGGCTCGCTATCCCGATGTCGTCCTACACATGGTCGGGCAGCTTCAGTCCAACAAAGCGGACGATGCCGCCGCGCTGTTCGACGTGATCCACTCGCTTGACCGCCCCAGCCTGGGTACCGCGCTGGCCAAAGCGGGGTGGAGCGGGCCCACTTATGTGCAGGTGAACATCGGCGAAGAGGAGCAGAAGGGCGGGGTCACCATCGCCTACTTGCCGACCTTCCTCGCCGACACGCGCGAAGCTGGGCTGGCGATCGCGGGGCTGATGGCCATCCCGCCGAGCGAGATGGAGCCGTCGCCCTATTTCGCGCTTCTGGCAAAGCTTGCGCGGCGGCATGACGTCAGTGGCCTGTCGATGGGCATGAGCGGCGATTTCCGTAGCGCGGTGATGCTGGGCGCGACCGTGGTTCGAATCGGCACTGCCTTCTTCGAAGACTAA
- a CDS encoding ParB/RepB/Spo0J family partition protein produces the protein MNQQARGLGRGLSALLGDVPVSVPVGSAEGVREIEIGLIQPNPRQPRRIFAEGPLAELAESIAARGVLQPILVRPAAESGRFEIVAGERRWRAAQRAQVHRIPAIVRNFDEAGTAEVALIENVQRADLGPLEEADAYAALVERFGHKPEEVGKLVGKSRSHVSNLLRLRDLPESVRAHLEAGTLTMGHARAIASSADAEQLAEQIVSKGLSVRQAEALARKRRPGGSDEPSRGGARLSSAARDADLLALERQLGDLLGLKVTIQHKSGAGQVSVAFSSLDQLDLICQRLSGEPI, from the coding sequence ATGAATCAGCAGGCACGAGGCTTGGGCCGCGGCCTTTCGGCGCTGCTTGGTGACGTTCCGGTATCGGTCCCTGTCGGCAGCGCCGAGGGTGTGCGCGAGATCGAGATTGGCCTGATCCAGCCAAATCCGCGCCAGCCGCGGCGGATCTTTGCCGAGGGGCCCTTGGCCGAGCTTGCGGAGTCGATCGCGGCGCGCGGTGTTCTTCAGCCGATTCTGGTGCGCCCTGCCGCAGAATCAGGCCGTTTCGAGATCGTCGCCGGCGAGCGGCGCTGGCGGGCGGCGCAGCGGGCGCAGGTGCATCGGATCCCTGCGATCGTGCGCAATTTCGACGAGGCGGGGACGGCTGAGGTCGCGCTGATCGAAAATGTCCAGCGGGCCGATCTCGGTCCGCTTGAGGAAGCCGACGCCTATGCGGCCCTGGTCGAGCGGTTCGGGCATAAGCCGGAAGAGGTGGGCAAGCTCGTCGGGAAGAGCCGTAGTCACGTATCCAACCTGTTGAGATTGCGGGATCTTCCTGAAAGCGTGAGGGCGCATCTGGAAGCCGGGACGCTGACCATGGGGCATGCTCGTGCGATCGCTTCGTCGGCCGATGCCGAGCAGCTTGCCGAGCAAATCGTGAGCAAGGGCTTGTCTGTCCGTCAGGCAGAGGCGCTTGCCCGCAAGCGTCGGCCGGGCGGGAGCGACGAGCCGTCACGGGGAGGCGCCCGCCTGTCGTCCGCAGCACGTGACGCTGACCTGCTGGCGCTCGAACGCCAGCTCGGTGATCTCCTGGGGCTCAAGGTGACGATCCAGCACAAGAGTGGCGCTGGGCAGGTCAGCGTGGCTTTCTCAAGCCTCGATCAGCTCGATCTCATCTGCCAGCGGTTGAGCGGCGAACCGATTTAA
- the lptE gene encoding LPS assembly lipoprotein LptE produces MNRLALILAAATLTAGCGLRPVYGGGASGPTATFLTSVAVQPIGGGRTGWLLRAALADRLGEPTQSARRYRLEVEVDDDLTSFGIRGDTAVTRERRTIRARYRLVDNATGQVVLDATAGSDAGIDVASSPVATLAAEQTAAERLAQVVADQIVARLGQYAVRRDRR; encoded by the coding sequence GTGAATCGGCTCGCTCTTATTCTCGCTGCGGCCACGCTGACGGCCGGCTGCGGCCTGCGTCCGGTCTACGGCGGCGGCGCGAGCGGTCCGACCGCTACCTTCCTGACCTCGGTCGCGGTGCAACCCATCGGCGGGGGTCGCACCGGCTGGCTGCTGCGTGCCGCGCTTGCCGATCGCCTTGGCGAACCGACCCAGAGCGCCCGCCGGTATCGGCTCGAAGTCGAAGTCGATGACGACCTCACCAGCTTCGGCATTCGCGGCGACACCGCGGTGACGCGCGAGCGCCGCACCATTCGCGCGCGCTACCGCCTGGTCGACAATGCCACCGGCCAGGTCGTGCTCGACGCGACGGCCGGCTCCGATGCCGGGATCGACGTCGCCAGTTCGCCCGTCGCCACGCTGGCTGCCGAGCAGACCGCTGCCGAGCGGCTGGCGCAGGTCGTCGCCGATCAGATCGTCGCCCGCCTCGGCCAATATGCGGTGCGGAGGGATCGCCGGTGA